DNA sequence from the Gouania willdenowi chromosome 21, fGouWil2.1, whole genome shotgun sequence genome:
agcttcacactacagaggggaaccagacaaggttgaccactctcacctttgctttttgcaatatttgttgaacctctcgcagaaCAAAAAATTCATCGAACCCGGcaagccaaaacccacaatacccctcccccacaaatacaattaaatatctaggcttaaatatatcaccaaacctaaatgaattaattaaactgaacctggatccgctgttggataaagtcacagaagatctgaggagatggaacaatctccccatctcactccttggcagaatagcctcagttaaaatgaaaatcttgcctaaaataaatctgttctctatgatccactgaaaccaccaacacaatcattcaaaagattagattctgcatttacaaaattctatgctaggaataaaaaaacctaaaataagcctttcaacccttcaaaacaataaaagcgagggtgggttggaagcccctaatttcatgcattattacctagcaaaccaaattctatatttaacagaatggctaaaaccaaaagaataccacaacacctgactagaaatagaacagttagactgtaaacatattaaactctctgatctcccttttatcactgcgaccctcaaacatcataactgctttaaaaacccactgattgcctccaccctgactgcgtggtggaaagccctggacattacaaatgttcagtTAAAAACTGGCATCCTGTCTCCAAACCGGCACATCCCCAACTttggaaatagaaaaacactgctctatctaaaaacatgggaagagagcggaattattcatctccaagacctcttcgaaaatgataagctcaggacatataacaatctaacccaaacatttaatataaataaaagtaattttcttcagtacttacaagtaacagagacaattgagaaaaatattccagtagatctaattattttacaatctccagaactggccatatatatgaaaaaaatctcaacaaaaacaaataactctcaaaaatatacagagcactcttgaacactaactctaatcacttactaATCACTAAATgtgaagctgaactctcaatcactaCGAACACCGATTtatggacagaaatttgttgcaatacctttaagatgactaaaaacacaaatcttcagctaattcaatacaaggtccaacacagatcccacattacccaacagaaaatgtataaaatgggcttctccccaacagacatctgctctcagtgcacccagggaacagctgattcatatttacatgccgtatggctttgttcgccagttcaTCAGTTTTGGtctctaatcactgaaaaactgtcctccattttggactgcaggattcctctatctccaaatctatgtctgttaggagacctgactatgcttgatattccagcaaaccaatcgcaatccatccttgcggcactccccatagcaaaaaaaacgcTGGCGATGTCggtgtggggttgcggtgcctggctgggggggCTTGCGTTCACCTGCctatcggtccgtggctggcggggtggccgcCTGCTTTGGTGGGGCGGGCCGCTCTTGAccggcgggggtcgcctcctggactgctgggggatgtggctggtgcatGGCTCGGCCTGGGGGGGGGGCACTTcacgtcactcactcccagctggtctggctcacccacttgttgcaccacactcacatacccaacccttggggggctggttggtggggctgggggtggggggggcgccgcctgtgctactaagtagtggctcgggggcggcactcccatctctggctgccctactaatccctccaattttaattacacctcaacactcCACCCCCCGAGGGTGGgtccaccacttccaccctccggagctattgcaccacatacacatatatacacataggttggatggggagcaccgttCCCTTTCAAATacctttttttaatagcacttcatacattcactaaacacacacattcactcaggggatagggaagtgccactccattggggaatggagaggcaccataacagggtggtgggtagccTCACAgatttgggcctgtcgggtgggtgcccggcccctctgttggtggctgggccgcCGTGAAGAGATTAggagggtgcggtcgggcgtggcagtgggtctctggggggcgtgaggggtgttgctgggggctctctttgctgggtctctccgggcggtgccggcctggtggggcgtgggggtgccccttccctacgggtggggcttggtgcttgtctcgtctcctggttgccttgggggtgcgcctcgcggcgtgtgggtccGGGGTGGCCtgctggggggtgctggcgtgtacgccggggttggggcgggattgcttggcgctccggggtagtgctctttgctggggaacggctctagctgttccggtggttgaggtcggtatcggccgcttggtaggtctgtcctgctatctgcgggctggcgggtgggtggATTCTGCGCTTTTGGCTGGGGGTTGCTGCTCCGCATTGATTGTGTGCGGTTGGGGTGCCTCTCTCCcgcggtggcggccgccggtcgctcttTTGctgggggggggcattgccccatGGCTTCTGCTGCCCGGTGGgaggcggggcctgggctgctgttcttgcgttatctggggctgtgcggtcttgctgggttgtggccagtttgtggggttggggtcggtggcgggatgcgctgtgTGCTCGGCtacttggggcttcctcggatgtgtgtgtgggggcggtggctgcctctcgacctgggatcttgggggcccgggtagcggtttttgcacatatactggtatacgatgcactggcacgccttgggatgtgggataaaactcatactgagCTTAACtgtagacacgttaatcccaaatacctgctttaggtactaccagtcactcattccccctgtccacagccaccactattatagctaagcttcacacttctcactatactggcttaattacacaatataataagcacaatatgttctacaacttcacatctcaccctcactgtaaaataatctatttttccccaccctttctatctcctaccttgagtctctcctccctgctccctgcCCACCCCccccttagggagggctggtgatagtcacaattaagcaataaaataaatcaatttatattattgcaataacaaaacatgcattgctgtctcataatgattgcacttcttgtagtgttgacctttgacagcatgtgcagacatgataaaaaaaaaaaaaaaaagattattttctGATTTGATCCAAACCACCACTATACCCAAAAGTAATAGAGTTTGAGGTTTCCAACTATGCAGAAAGTTTGGAAAAGGTGTTCCAACAATGAGCCTGTGCAAGTtaaaaagaaagtaataataattCCTTTATCATTACATAACTTGTAGAGCCATAGGTCTCTGAGGGAGGTTCCATCCTCAGGTCCAACCTCCACATCCCTGTGTTTGAGCAGGAATAATATATCAGTTGTACATCAGAGAGCCTGAGGCAGAACGCTGCAGAGCTCAGCAGGTTCTCCTCCTCACTATGAGCACACCTGATGAAGCTGAGCTCTGCTATCCACACCTGGGAAACTCCTCGTGCAGGAGGATCATGCGCTCTCACTCAGTGTCTGTGCTCATTTCCAtcatcctgtcctccatctctgtGCTCACTGTGACCCTCAACCTGCTGGTCATCATCTCTATCTCACACTTCAAGTATTGACATGTTCTGTTGTTTAATGAACTGTTGTTACATTGTtgaatgtttctgtgtttgactCCTGCTGTTATCTGCTTTGATCAGAACTGTCGTATAATATAATGATCAGTGTGTTGCTCTCTAACTCCTGCAGGAAGCTGCACACTCCcaccaacttcctcctcctctctctcgctCTGTCAGATTTCTCTGTGGGATTTGTTTGGATTTCACAGATCCTGCTCTTAGACGGCTGCTGGTATTTCAGTGATGGCTGGTGTGTCTTTAATGCATTCTTAACTGCTTTTGTCACCTGTGCTTCAGTAGGAACTGTTGTGCTGATATCAGTTGATCGTTATGTGGCTGTTTGTGATCCAATGCACTATTCTACCAAAGTTACTCCAAACACAGCAAAGATGAGTGTTGTCTTATGTtggttttgtttctttgtcttttacACTGCAATGCTCAAAGACAATATTGAACATCCAGGTGGGTTTAATACCTGTGTAGGAGAGTGTGTAGTTTATTTACCTCCTGTTGCAGGAATCATTcatatcatttttacttttatctttCCAGTGAGTATCATAGTGGTCTtgtatgtgagagtgtttgcagtggctgtgtctcaggcccGGGCCATGCGCTCTCATGTTACAGTGGTGACACTTCATGGATCACTGAAGGTTAACAGATCAGAGCTGAAAGCAGCCAGAACTCTGggtgtagtggttgttgtgttcaTAATGTGTTTATCTCCACTTTATATTGCTACACTTTCAGCAGGGTTTGCAGGGTTAAAGGCATCATCTTATGTtgctttttcatgtgtacatttAATCAACTCCTTACTAAACCCTGTGATCTATGCATTTCTGTATCCTtggttcaggaaatgtgtgaaatgtattttttctcttcagATTCTGAAGTCTGGTtccagtgaggccaacatactgtaaagagagagagagagagactgctgATGTGTAATTGTATCACACTGTGCTGTTGATGTCTGAAAATCTTCTTCTCAAACTGTGATGATTGTAGAGAGCAGCTGCTCACATGCAAAGTTTGTGTTGATGATATTTGGGAGTTGCccttgaaataaaatgtggatGATCTGCACACTAATGATGATTTGATCCAATGATTGGGATAAGTGGTGAGAAATACTTTGAGGTGAGGAAACAAATGAATGTTATTATGTAGTGATGAAACCAAATCAGGGTCTTGACATGAACTCAGGCGTTTAACTTTAACTTTACAAGCAGGATAAATTGATgatctttaaatgaaaaatcctCAGACAAATGTGCACAAACACTTGAAGGCCTGAACCTCACTGCATTATTCCTTtcattacagtaaaaacaatcaGAATAGGAGAGTTACATGTAACACTGTCTCTGTGTGCAGCATCACTGCCTGAAATCTAATCTACAGATGTGCCAAATGTTATAAAACATGATGATGATATGATTCAGTGCCAGTGAGAACGACTCAAAGAATCATTTGAAGACTTTtcttcattattctaaatagaattacaatattaatgtgaacaatccaaaaatgtcagaatttaaagcaatttaaacataaatacatattgtgtattttcttgaaGCGTAAGTGTTAAAGGGATAAAGCTGTAAAAAGGGGTGTATATACTTGTGTAtgtgtggacagatgaatgtata
Encoded proteins:
- the LOC114455577 gene encoding trace amine-associated receptor 13c-like; protein product: MSTPDEAELCYPHLGNSSCRRIMRSHSVSVLISIILSSISVLTVTLNLLVIISISHFKKLHTPTNFLLLSLALSDFSVGFVWISQILLLDGCWYFSDGWCVFNAFLTAFVTCASVGTVVLISVDRYVAVCDPMHYSTKVTPNTAKMSVVLCWFCFFVFYTAMLKDNIEHPGGFNTCVGECVVYLPPVAGIIHIIFTFIFPVSIIVVLYVRVFAVAVSQARAMRSHVTVVTLHGSLKVNRSELKAARTLGVVVVVFIMCLSPLYIATLSAGFAGLKASSYVAFSCVHLINSLLNPVIYAFLYPWFRKCVKCIFSLQILKSGSSEANIL